A portion of the Burkholderia pseudomultivorans genome contains these proteins:
- a CDS encoding ATP-binding protein, with product MRIDRRLLQLAFGGLFWRTFLLIALLISVSLAAWFQSFRVIEREPRAQRVALQLVAVVKLTRTALLYSDPDLRRALLQDLESNEGVRVYPREKTDKFKLQPDESLNRLIEHDIRSRLGDDTVIAQSVNDIPGVWISFKIDDDDYWVALDRDQLDNVTGLQWAGWGLFALALSLFGSAFITSLVNRPFSRLALAARQVGSGQAPEPLPERGMGVAAETNRSFNQMVRDLEQLEADRALMLAGISHDLRTPLARLRLETEMSPSDQATKDAMVDDIEQMDRIIAAFIDYARPTQRKPEPVDLSSIAHEVAARVAGEDGVEIRTQLAPTAIIEADETDMRRVIGNLVENARKYGQSKQDGVSRITLETRVSHARVELSVSDEGPGIPEDQLPLVMRPFYRVDTARTKADGTGLGMAIVLRLVGRYRGALRLRNRSPEAGLEVTLEFPGAGKTRATA from the coding sequence GTCTCGCCGCGTGGTTCCAGAGCTTTCGCGTGATCGAGCGCGAGCCGCGCGCGCAGCGCGTCGCGCTGCAGCTCGTCGCGGTCGTGAAGCTCACGCGCACCGCGCTGCTCTACTCCGATCCCGACCTGCGCCGCGCGCTGCTGCAGGATCTCGAGAGCAACGAGGGCGTGCGCGTTTACCCGCGCGAGAAGACCGACAAGTTCAAGCTGCAGCCCGACGAATCGCTGAACCGGCTGATCGAACACGACATCCGCAGCCGCCTCGGCGACGATACCGTGATCGCGCAGTCGGTCAACGACATCCCGGGCGTGTGGATCAGCTTCAAGATCGACGACGACGACTACTGGGTCGCGCTCGACCGCGACCAGCTCGACAACGTCACGGGCCTGCAGTGGGCCGGCTGGGGGCTGTTCGCGCTCGCGCTGTCGCTGTTCGGCTCCGCGTTCATCACGAGCCTCGTGAACCGGCCGTTCTCGCGGCTGGCGCTCGCCGCGCGCCAGGTCGGCTCGGGTCAGGCGCCCGAGCCGCTGCCCGAGCGCGGGATGGGCGTCGCGGCCGAAACCAACCGCAGCTTCAACCAGATGGTGCGCGACCTCGAGCAGCTCGAAGCCGACCGCGCGCTGATGCTCGCGGGCATTTCGCACGACCTGCGCACGCCGCTCGCGCGGCTGCGCCTCGAAACCGAGATGAGCCCGTCGGACCAGGCGACCAAGGACGCGATGGTCGACGACATCGAGCAGATGGATCGCATCATCGCGGCGTTCATCGACTACGCGCGCCCGACCCAGCGCAAGCCCGAGCCGGTCGACCTGTCGTCGATCGCGCATGAAGTCGCCGCACGCGTGGCCGGCGAGGACGGCGTCGAGATCCGCACGCAGCTCGCGCCGACCGCGATCATCGAAGCCGACGAAACCGACATGCGCCGCGTGATCGGCAACCTCGTCGAGAACGCGCGCAAGTACGGCCAGAGCAAGCAGGACGGCGTCTCGCGCATCACGCTGGAGACGCGCGTGTCGCACGCGCGCGTCGAGCTGTCGGTCAGCGACGAGGGCCCCGGCATCCCCGAGGACCAGCTCCCGCTGGTGATGCGCCCGTTCTATCGCGTCGACACCGCGCGCACCAAGGCGGACGGCACCGGTCTCGGGATGGCGATCGTGCTGCGCCTGGTCGGGCGCTATCGCGGCGCGCTGCGCCTGCGCAACCGCAGCCCCGAAGCGGGCCTCGAAGTCACGCTCGAATTCCCCGGCGCCGGCAAGACGCGTGCGACCGCGTGA
- a CDS encoding peroxiredoxin, which produces MKTVGDKLEAFTVVAAKPGFNNHEENGQSAFETVTEASFPGKWKIIYFYPKDFTFVCPTEIVEFAKLAKQFEERDAVLLGGSSDNEFVKLAWRREHKDLDKLNHYSFGDVKGELIDQLGVRDKEAGVALRATFIVDPDNTIQHVSVNNLNVGRSPEEVLRILDGLQTDELCPCNRAVGGATL; this is translated from the coding sequence ATGAAAACCGTTGGCGACAAACTCGAAGCTTTCACCGTCGTAGCCGCGAAGCCGGGCTTCAACAACCACGAGGAAAACGGCCAGTCGGCGTTCGAGACCGTCACCGAAGCGTCGTTCCCGGGCAAGTGGAAGATCATCTACTTCTATCCGAAGGATTTCACGTTCGTGTGCCCGACGGAAATCGTCGAGTTCGCGAAGCTCGCGAAGCAGTTCGAAGAGCGCGACGCCGTCCTGCTCGGCGGCAGCTCGGACAACGAATTCGTCAAGCTCGCATGGCGCCGTGAACACAAGGACCTCGACAAGCTGAACCACTACTCGTTCGGCGACGTCAAGGGCGAGCTGATCGACCAGCTCGGCGTGCGCGACAAGGAAGCCGGCGTGGCCCTGCGCGCGACGTTCATCGTCGACCCGGACAACACGATCCAGCACGTTTCGGTGAACAACCTGAACGTCGGCCGCAGCCCGGAAGAAGTCCTGCGTATTCTCGACGGCCTGCAGACGGACGAACTGTGCCCGTGCAACCGTGCAGTCGGCGGCGCAACGCTGTAA
- a CDS encoding carboxymuconolactone decarboxylase family protein produces MEFIDSIKARIPDYAKDIRLNLDGTISRSSLEGNDAVGVALAAAVAAKSTVLVKTIREAGVLSPEETHAALTAAALMGMNNTWYPYVEMADDADLKTQRAELRMGAYASHGGVDKRRFEMYALAASIVGKCHFCVKSHYALLKNEQGMTVTQLRDVGRIASVINAAAQVIAAEGE; encoded by the coding sequence ATGGAATTCATCGACTCGATTAAGGCACGTATCCCCGACTATGCGAAGGACATTCGCCTGAACCTCGACGGCACGATCTCGCGCTCGTCGCTCGAAGGCAACGACGCGGTCGGCGTGGCGCTCGCGGCGGCGGTCGCGGCGAAGAGCACGGTGCTCGTGAAGACGATCCGCGAAGCCGGCGTGCTGTCGCCCGAGGAAACGCATGCCGCGCTGACGGCGGCCGCGCTGATGGGGATGAACAACACGTGGTATCCGTATGTCGAGATGGCCGACGATGCCGATCTGAAGACGCAGCGCGCCGAGCTGCGGATGGGTGCGTATGCGTCGCACGGCGGCGTCGACAAGCGCCGCTTCGAGATGTACGCGCTCGCCGCGTCGATCGTCGGCAAGTGCCACTTCTGCGTGAAGTCGCACTACGCGCTGCTGAAGAACGAGCAAGGCATGACGGTCACGCAGCTGCGCGACGTCGGCCGCATCGCATCGGTGATCAACGCCGCTGCGCAGGTGATCGCCGCCGAAGGCGAATAA
- the ispF gene encoding 2-C-methyl-D-erythritol 2,4-cyclodiphosphate synthase, producing MDFRIGQGYDVHQLVPGRPLIIGGVTIPYERGLLGHSDADVLLHAITDALFGAAALGDIGRHFSDTDAAFKGADSRVLLRECVARVKAAGFAIQNVDSTVIAQAPKLAPHIEGMRANIAADLGLPLDRVNVKAKTNEKLGYLGRGEGIEAQAAALLVKPAA from the coding sequence ATGGATTTCAGAATCGGACAAGGCTACGACGTGCACCAGCTCGTCCCCGGGCGCCCGCTCATCATCGGCGGCGTGACGATCCCGTACGAGCGCGGCCTGCTCGGCCACTCGGACGCGGACGTGCTGCTGCACGCGATCACCGACGCGCTGTTCGGCGCGGCGGCGCTCGGCGACATCGGCCGCCATTTCTCCGACACCGACGCGGCGTTCAAGGGCGCGGACAGCCGCGTGCTGCTGCGCGAGTGCGTCGCGCGCGTGAAGGCGGCCGGCTTCGCGATCCAGAACGTCGACAGCACCGTGATCGCGCAGGCGCCGAAGCTCGCGCCGCATATCGAGGGCATGCGCGCGAACATCGCCGCCGATCTCGGGCTGCCGCTCGATCGCGTGAACGTGAAGGCGAAGACCAACGAGAAGCTCGGCTATCTGGGCCGCGGCGAGGGCATCGAGGCGCAGGCCGCCGCGCTGCTGGTGAAGCCGGCCGCTTAA
- the ispD gene encoding 2-C-methyl-D-erythritol 4-phosphate cytidylyltransferase: MTPRLFALIPCAGTGSRSGSAVPKQYRTLAGRALLHYTLAAFDACSEFAQTLVVLAPDDTHFDARRFAGLRFAVRRCGGASRQASVLNGLLELAEFGATDRDWVLVHDAARPGITPELIRTLVAALKDDPVGGIVALPVADTLKRVPAGGDAIARTESRDALWQAQTPQMFRIGMLREAILRAQREGHDLTDEASAIEWAGHTPRVVQGSLRNFKVTYPEDFALAEAILARPANAS, encoded by the coding sequence GTGACTCCCCGACTCTTCGCCCTGATTCCCTGTGCCGGCACGGGCAGCCGCTCCGGCTCGGCCGTGCCGAAGCAATACCGCACGCTGGCCGGCCGCGCGCTGCTCCATTACACGCTCGCCGCATTCGACGCGTGCAGCGAATTCGCGCAGACGCTCGTCGTCCTCGCGCCCGACGATACGCATTTCGATGCGCGCCGCTTCGCGGGCCTGCGCTTCGCGGTGCGGCGCTGCGGCGGCGCGTCGCGGCAGGCGTCGGTGCTCAATGGATTGCTCGAACTGGCCGAATTCGGCGCGACCGACCGCGACTGGGTGCTCGTGCACGACGCGGCGCGCCCGGGGATCACGCCGGAGCTGATCCGCACGCTGGTCGCGGCGTTGAAGGACGATCCGGTCGGCGGCATCGTCGCGCTGCCGGTGGCCGATACGCTCAAGCGCGTGCCGGCCGGCGGCGACGCGATCGCGCGCACCGAGTCGCGCGACGCGCTGTGGCAGGCGCAGACGCCGCAGATGTTCCGCATCGGCATGCTGCGCGAAGCGATCCTGCGCGCGCAGCGCGAAGGCCACGACCTGACCGACGAGGCGAGCGCGATCGAATGGGCGGGCCATACGCCGCGCGTCGTGCAGGGCAGCCTGCGCAACTTCAAGGTCACCTATCCGGAAGACTTCGCGCTCGCGGAAGCGATTCTCGCGCGTCCGGCGAACGCGTCCTGA